The Nicotiana tomentosiformis chromosome 2, ASM39032v3, whole genome shotgun sequence genome includes the window AGTCCTAGACAGAGGCGGTAACATATAGattcttgaattatttgctagTTCAAAATAAATACAGTATAATTTTATTATACGtataaattttaaagtttttACAAAGTTCAAGCTGAACATGCAGAAAAGAAGAGCGTGGTTGACTTTACAAGCAAGCGGTGCTATGTTAGATTTATTCAAGTTTTTGCTATAGTACGCAACAAAAGCATTCGGATTCTCGCTGTCTGGCACTGTAACTATATATATTGTGCATTTTAGGCCGGTGGAAAGGGGAAATGACAGATACCTTCATTGGGCATTTGCATGCATTGGTAATTCTTCTTTTGCCTAAAGCTTCAAAcatcttgccaaaagaaaaaagcTTACTATAAGTAGGCCATATTCACATGCATGTCAAgtgtatatgtgtatatatacaaATATAGGTGCATTATATTCAATGATTTAACTTCAACACTTACTAGATGATAAATGGAGAGCTTGAGATATTGTCTAGAAAGAATTATAcatgttaaaaaaaattatagaagTAGTATTTTTTTAACTTATATAATGTAGATCTTATTTTAAAGATTGAAAATTTAGTATTTGAATCATAATAATTTGTTTTTTACATAATTTGACTCTCATACTCTAAATCCTTTCATTATTTTAGATACAATGTTTAACATGAACAAAAGGCAAACCACCAAAAAGTTTCAGCTAGAAAGCAAGGAGCTACCTTTAATTTCGTGCTCGAGCAGGGTTGTGAAAGCTTGAATTTATACTCTTCAAAAAATATAGGGTATTAGGTAtatatttacaaaaaatatacaaattttatatatttttcggctattatttttacagcggctatacaatgtcatttttcaaaaatatataatttgagTATGCTAAAAATTAAAGGTATGGATGACTATTTTAATTTGATGCTTAAATACAATTGGTTATATCAACCCAACCTCGTTCATTTTGTAAACAACTAAGGCACCTAAACTTGAACTTAATACAATTTCCATTAACATTATATATTTAAGTTGAATCAACCAACAAGATGacaaaaacaaaagtaaaaacaAAACAAGTTGCACTAACTAACGTATCAGCTCAGGGGCGAAGCTTCCATCAAGAGTTGTCAACTGGCCATTTTTCGCCGGAAAATTATACGCTATATAAGATAAAATAATActtattattgattaaaaatagatttGAAATACTCTTACATAGTCCACTAACAAATGTTTGAACACCTTTATTGAATTTAGTGGCAAAAATTTTCTAGGTTCGCCACTCTATCAGCCATAGAATAAAAGCCAAAAATCGATAATAAGATGATAGACAAGTTGATGATTCTGTGCAGACTATTTCAAAAATGAAATAAGAGGTGTCCAATCTCATTCATAGGTTTTTAAGTTGTAAACAAAATCATAGGCCCCTAATCCCCACTGACCTCGTCAAAAAGCGTAAGTATAGGAGCAAACCTAAAATACGAACTAAAATGAGACAGAACTTTAGATTATATAATCAAAATCTACTTTTTATCTCTTTCTTATTGGACTTTGTCGTCATGATCTATGACACTTTCATACCTACTTGCCCCACCATACCCTTTTCCATTACCAAACCAATGAAAGCCTAAGTTTCAATCTCAGTATTATTAAGTTTCTGCTACTTTACTAGAATACAGATTAAAATAGTGATTTCTTGCCTTGTAGGTTAAAAAACCTATTTTTAATAACATGGGTTGTGCAGTTCCTGCCATTGTTTAACCGTTAAACCAATTACCAATGCATGCGTATAAAGACTTTTCCTGACTGTTTCGTACTATCTTAGCTGAAAACGATTGTACACacaacaatagcaacaataaGAAAGAATTAAACTATTTTGGCATTctcacttttattttatttgtctTTTTCACTTGAATGTCTATAAAAATGTATGAGAAAAAAGTGTTTGTGTTGTGTACTGACAATGTAATTTTTTTAATACATAGGAGTATCAAATAaattaatcaacaacaataaaaataactCTTTCTATCAAGCATTATATGCTAACTTGATAAATAAAGAGAAAGTTTGTTATAACCAATTTAGTTATACTTATAATGCAAATAATTTTTATACTctcaatatatataacttaaatacaagtTCAATTAAACTCAGACACTCACTACTATTAAACTCAGACACTCACTACTTCTTTGTAACAAAATGAATTCAAACTTAGGAGTATATTTTTTTAAGATATAGGTATACTTTGAATTAGAGACAATGAATGCATTTGTCATCTATTGATTTCGTCATGTATTCGCCCTTGACGACATACATATGGGTAGTTAATCAAAAGAAATTAAATTATTGTTTGCTCATTAATCATTTTATCAGAGGCgccattaaaattttaaaaatcttctTCAATTACTCGAAATTATAAAAGATAAAGAAGCAAAAACTTTGGTTTTCGTATGCTGGAAGTCGAATGATTGCTAAATCTCATGGTACACAACCATTATGTCCTCCATAATGTTTGTGATTCCCAACTCCTTTACAGGTTCAAATTACAAAGTAGACAAATCTTCTCATCGAAATGACAAAAGTTTGATCTTTAAAGAATAATTTGAAAATTCTCGAAATTGTTGAATTTAGCTTTTCCTATGACATTTCCTCTATTACTACGTACTACTAGTCTACTACCACTATATTGTTGTTAAAAAAAGCAAGTGACAAATCTCGTCCATGGAAATTAGAAGCAAGAGTCCACAATTCAATGTTTAAATAGCCACTAAAGTAAAACTTTAATAAATCCTTTTGATCTAGGCACAAAAGGTGACTAATTTAATTTTCTAACCTTTTATACATTATTAATAaggaagcaaaatataaaacccAAATGAATAGAAAatgattaaaaaagaaaaagaaatcgcAATAAAATCAAGGTCCGCTCAATGAATCACAATGGAACACCTATCAAGTTTGGTATCCAAAGTAAACTTTTTAAGATCAAAGCTTAGGCCAAAGTTATTCATAAAGTTTCAAATAATTTATGATACTGTGATATCTTTATAATTAAGCTACTCAGGGAATTTCGACAAAAATTTTATAAATGCAGAATAAATTACGAAAATGATTTTTTTTGGGAATAAAAACAGAGAGGATTAAGTTAGATATATGATTGTATTTAGTTTGCTCTAATTAACCGGGGTACAATATACCAAGTGAATTACTTTACTCAGGTATGCTCACAAGTACAGGTCGCCAAGCCCTCCTCAGTAACCGTTGCCGGAAAGTTGCCGATAATGGTCGGAGCGAACGTATCCCAATTCTCCGAACAGCTGACCCCGCACTAATACCGCCACCGGCACGGGAAATTTCCGGCGAGAGTCCTTGTCTCGTATTCTCCGAAAGTGTCTTTTCAAACGAGGGAGGCGATGAAACAAACAAGTCCTTCAGCTTGTGACTGACAACCAGTTCCTTCCCCTTCTCCGGCGAATCTCGGTGCCGATCCGGCGAGCAGACTTCCCGACGAGGCAGTCTACGGTTACTGCTGCCGCCGCGGCTGAGGAGCATACGAAGAGTCTTCCGGCGGCGGAGATGAATAACTGGGCTTGTTGTTGGGCTCCGCGTTGGGCTTCCTGCTACTGCACATTGAGTTGCCAGAAGCTTGAATTTCTGCAAAGTAGCCATTAATTTGCTTCGATCTGAGAAAATTCCTCAACTGATTCACGTTGTAACTTGTTTGGTATATAAATTTGAAGTGAATAATTATTAAATGGTGGTTCAAAAATGGGAGTGAAGAGACGGGGAATACAGACGGTTTTTGTTAAGGCCGGGGAATATGGACCGTCTGTTTGGGTCTTTTAAGGCATTCTTTATCCCACTTTCATTTTCAAGCCTGTTGCGGCATCATTCTGAAACGTGGCCTCTTTTCCCAAGTTCGGACCAGTCTTCACTTATATGGGTCccacttcctttttttttttaccatacGGTATAAATTAGCTTTTTGACTTTAGTCTTGGATTTACTTACTTCAATATATTCTAATCACTACTCAAAAAGATTTTATACTATTAATGTAGTTTAATTAGTTAAAGTTAATCATTTTTTTCATCTTTAACTTATCAAATTAGAATTATTATATACTATTACTTGTTGTTGCACACTATCAATATTCAGAAATTAAACTATTATCCTCTCCGTAACTATGACggtgaaaatattttcttgtcAAATTATTTAAGAGCTAATTTAATCTACTTTACTAcattattttaatcaattttaatATGATACTGCATGCTATTTTAACAAGCTCACACTTCCATGTTCTATATGTAATATATACATTGCTTGAACTTGTTCGtgcttatttaatttattatatccAAGGATGGGACCACATTCTCAATCCCATGTACCTTATGTGTATACATTGCTTGGACTCGATTCTCATGTTTCCTTATCCAAGGATAAGATTAAAGGACCACACTCCAGTCTTTAATTCTAAGATACGTTAGTTATTAAATGTTACTCTATTCCCTATAGTCTACTAGTATATACTATGGTTCAATTGAAAACCGAATAGGAATTGCTTTTTGCATACATAAATTGTTAAAAGTGACTCCAAAAGGTGTCAGGTTACACCTTTAAATTTCAAGTGTGGTAattttacattttttaaaatttcttcATTAGAATTTTTGACTTCTTGGCTATTAATAGGTTGGTTGTTGTCAAAATTCTAGGGCACTTAAGCACGATAAGATTGaagtttaaaatatttaaataacaataacaataatgcAGACCTTATCCTTATTCTGGAGTAGAGATACTGTTTTCGATTGAcactcggctccctccctcctaGAACTCTTCACCTTACTCTTAAGGTGACTCAAAGGTGCTCACCACCAAAGCAACTCACTCttgtaaaatttaaaatattcaaAGTTATCTATAAATGCATGCCTATGAGAAGTGTGTGACGAACGGAAGACAACAGGATGATGACCATCTCATGATTCGGCGTTATGCCTATTGTCACCATAGTCGTAAGTTGCATTTTCACTTTTGTCGTTTAACCAGAATTTCTTATAGTTTCATGTTTTATTGTTCAATGTGAATGCTTTCGAGATACATGCACGTGTAGCATTCTTGCCTATTAATATCACTTCA containing:
- the LOC104116785 gene encoding uncharacterized protein codes for the protein MATLQKFKLLATQCAVAGSPTRSPTTSPVIHLRRRKTLRMLLSRGGSSNRRLPRREVCSPDRHRDSPEKGKELVVSHKLKDLFVSSPPSFEKTLSENTRQGLSPEISRAGGGISAGSAVRRIGIRSLRPLSATFRQRLLRRAWRPVLVSIPE